From the Catenulispora sp. EB89 genome, the window CTCGCGGTGAGCACGAAGGCCACCGGGTCGACCCAGATGTGGCAGTCGGTGGCGCCGGGCGCCGGGTCGCGGTGCGTTTCGACCCGGGGCCCGTCGATGTCGATGCCGATCGTGACGCCGCCCCGGACGTGGACGCGCACCGCGGCGTGCAGGGACGCGGCGCGCGCCACGTCGACGGTGCGCGGGATGGTCTCCAGGTAGGTCAGGGAGATGATGAGCCGCGCGATCTGCGGCGGGACCAGCCACTTCTGACCGGTGGCGCGGGCCACGTCCAGGGTGTGCAGCACGGTCTCGCTCAGGAACAGGCCGACGACGGCGGCCAGCGGCAGCGGGGCGTCGTTCCCGAACCACGGGACCGGGCACGGCTCCTCGGGGTCGCGGTCCTCCAGCGCCGCGACCAGCATGGCGGCGCCGTCGCGGATCTGGCCGGGGGCCGCGAGGTAGGCGTCGGGGGCGGCGTGCGAGAGCGTCGTGGCGTTCAGCACCGCGACCC encodes:
- a CDS encoding maleylpyruvate isomerase family mycothiol-dependent enzyme, with translation MSRTRTTLAEDLAAARAAAPELAERAARVVAAIGNPKSASLLPGWNAADVAVHLGLACTAYAAVAAGVFDIEYWDTFVPEHPDLAQRVAVLNATTLSHAAPDAYLAAPGQIRDGAAMLVAALEDRDPEEPCPVPWFGNDAPLPLAAVVGLFLSETVLHTLDVARATGQKWLVPPQIARLIISLTYLETIPRTVDVARAASLHAAVRVHVRGGVTIGIDIDGPRVETHRDPAPGATDCHIWVDPVAFVLTASRRSSQARQIAAGRMFSFGRKPWLGPMVGRLFDHP